A section of the Pedobacter sp. HDW13 genome encodes:
- a CDS encoding RNA polymerase sigma factor — translation MNKSTEVGLDTISLLKSGNRVAFDEVYRHYSSNLYLRILKMVKVQEVADELLQDVFLKVWLKRDLIDENQPIKAWIYKIAQNCIYDHYRLLAKDAKMRQYLIDHYSELYNETEEYLLDKERRAVLNLALDQLPEKRKQIFMLCRIEGKSYEEAASILNISPSTVSNQLVKATKSMRDYVFFHSKEFMIFAIALHLNK, via the coding sequence TGAACAAAAGCACGGAGGTTGGCCTTGATACTATTTCCTTATTAAAATCTGGAAACAGAGTAGCTTTTGATGAAGTTTACCGCCATTATAGCAGCAACCTTTACCTACGCATTTTAAAAATGGTAAAAGTACAGGAGGTGGCCGATGAACTTTTGCAGGATGTATTTTTAAAAGTTTGGTTAAAACGCGACCTCATTGACGAGAACCAGCCCATTAAGGCATGGATTTATAAAATTGCCCAAAACTGCATTTACGATCACTACCGCTTATTGGCTAAAGATGCCAAAATGAGACAATACCTGATTGATCACTATTCGGAGCTTTACAACGAAACCGAAGAATATTTGCTGGATAAAGAGCGGCGGGCAGTTTTAAATCTGGCTTTGGACCAGTTACCGGAAAAAAGAAAACAGATTTTTATGCTATGCCGCATAGAGGGGAAGAGTTACGAAGAAGCCGCATCTATATTAAACATCAGTCCCTCAACGGTAAGCAACCAACTGGTAAAAGCTACCAAAAGCATGAGGGATTATGTGTTTTTCCATTCGAAAGAGTTCATGATTTTCGCAATTGCACTGCATTTAAATAAATAA
- a CDS encoding FecR family protein: MKITPQIENLYSRYSSNEITEAELNQLLDYFNVVDRADLHALIESELFETDEQYEANTNLQKHLSNIHHVISASIDAVEKPRTARLQPALKSLLKIAATILVILSIGYLGYTYLWKQADILPGRSLATLKMSNGQEINLDTLANKSITTTYGIQITKSSGDRIVYTRVSAVADTNSYLQTITTPLGGKYKITLADGTQVVLNSGSTLTFPIGFNQAERRVSLTGEAYFEVSKDAEHPFIVSAGRERITVLGTKFNISSYPDDDFISTALLEGKVNCLDVKTNANLILHPGEAALIQNNQLSKSAVDVSNMAAWQQGFFAFENEELAVIMKRLSRWYQLNVDYTSIPEKRIYARIAMQENLATVLDMLSTTSGIKFKIEGRRVTVMK; this comes from the coding sequence ATGAAAATAACTCCGCAAATAGAAAACCTATATTCCCGTTATTCAAGCAACGAAATTACCGAAGCTGAACTCAATCAGCTGCTCGATTATTTTAATGTGGTCGATCGTGCTGATTTACATGCACTAATCGAATCGGAGCTTTTCGAAACAGACGAGCAATACGAGGCGAATACAAACCTGCAAAAGCATTTAAGCAATATTCATCATGTTATTTCGGCCAGTATAGATGCAGTAGAAAAACCACGCACGGCCAGATTACAGCCTGCATTAAAATCGTTGCTTAAAATTGCTGCCACCATTTTAGTCATACTGTCAATCGGTTATCTGGGTTATACCTATTTATGGAAACAGGCCGATATTTTGCCAGGCAGAAGTCTGGCTACACTTAAAATGAGTAATGGCCAAGAAATTAACCTCGATACTTTAGCCAACAAATCTATTACCACTACTTACGGAATTCAAATCACCAAGTCTTCAGGCGATCGCATTGTGTATACACGCGTAAGCGCCGTTGCAGATACCAACAGTTATTTACAAACCATTACTACACCATTAGGTGGAAAATACAAGATTACGCTTGCCGACGGAACACAGGTGGTTTTAAATTCTGGCTCTACCTTAACTTTCCCGATTGGGTTTAACCAGGCTGAAAGAAGAGTTTCGCTAACCGGAGAAGCTTATTTTGAGGTAAGCAAAGATGCCGAACATCCTTTTATCGTTTCTGCGGGAAGAGAAAGAATTACCGTACTGGGCACGAAATTTAATATATCGAGCTATCCCGACGATGACTTTATAAGCACCGCCTTGTTAGAAGGTAAAGTAAATTGTTTAGATGTTAAAACCAATGCCAATCTCATTTTACATCCGGGCGAGGCTGCTTTGATCCAAAACAATCAGTTAAGCAAATCGGCGGTTGATGTTTCCAATATGGCTGCTTGGCAGCAAGGATTCTTCGCTTTCGAAAACGAAGAACTTGCTGTAATTATGAAACGCCTGAGCCGCTGGTACCAGCTGAATGTAGATTATACATCAATCCCCGAAAAACGCATTTATGCCCGTATAGCTATGCAGGAAAACCTGGCTACTGTATTGGATATGTTATCGACCACCAGTGGCATTAAGTTTAAAATAGAAGGAAGGAGGGTAACTGTAATGAAGTAA